One Vanessa atalanta chromosome 8, ilVanAtal1.2, whole genome shotgun sequence genomic window carries:
- the LOC125065801 gene encoding sodium-independent sulfate anion transporter-like, producing the protein MIPRRKHNASSGSLPPPDDKHASNDYILSDGGARDGWRAALRRRFNRKTLHKRIPITAWLPQYNAEKAIGDVIAGITVGLTVIPQSLAYSNIAGLPPQYGLYGSFFGCFIYILLGGCRAVPAGPTAIASLLTWQVAGGVVEKAILLNFLTGLVELLMGVLGLGFLINFVSGPVSSGFTSAVALMIATSQVKDMFAISVTGTTFLQQWISIFRNIHNASLWDPVLGFVCIALLLSMRKIGMIKLGEKSTEGPSTRQKVLTKCMWLLGTCRNAIVVVVTGVLGFWFVATHGTSPVRLMGAIPSGVPIPQLPPFGYVRADNSTADFLDMVSELGSGLLVIPLIVLLEDIAICKAFSDGRTIDATQEMIALGVANVGNSFMQAYPGGGSLARSVVSNGSGVKTTFSGLYTGVMVILALQFFTQYFEFIPKAALAAVIISAILFMVEYDVIKPMWRAKKLDLIPGVGTFVLCLTLPIELGILTGVVVNIIFILYHAARPKFSVEMLKTEQGVEYLMITPDRCLMFPSVDYVRRLVTKCATSSSVPVVIECTHIYSADYTAAKSIEQLTADFHARQQPLYFYNVKPSVCSIFEAVAKPEHFVVFYEDDELDRLLAADERLAPRKPPPPLHA; encoded by the exons atgatTCCACGGCGAAAGCACAATGCATCCTCCGGATCCTTGCCACCCCCTGACGACAAGCACGCCAGCAACGATTACATCC tttcgGATGGCGGCGCACGAGACGGATGGCGCGCAGCGCTAAGGCGGCGTTTTAATCGCAAAACTCTTCACAAACGAATCCCCATCACCGCTTGGCTGCCACA GTATAACGCGGAAAAAGCTATCGGAGACGTGATCGCCGGTATCACAGTGGGACTGACGGTGATACCCCAATCGCTCGCGTATTCAAACATCGCAGGCTTACCGCCGCAGTATGGGCTTTACGGCTCCTTCTTCGGTTGCTTCATCTACATTCTCCTGGGCGGCTGCCGCGCCGTGCCCGCCGGCCCGACCGCCATCGCGTCACTGCTCACATGGCAGGTGGCAGGCGGCGTGGTCGAGAAGGCGATCTTACTCAATTTCCTCACCGGACTCGTTGAGCTGCTGATGGGCGTTCTAGGACTTGGATTTCTTATCAATTTCGTGTCGGGACCCGTCTCATCCGGATTCACCTCGGCCGTGGCCCTGATGATTGCCACTTCCCAAGTGAAGGACATGTTCGCAATATCAGTAACTGGCACGACTTTCCTGCAGCAATGGATTTCTATATTCCGAAACATTCACAATGCGTCTCTGTGGGATCCTGTGCTTGGTTTTGTGTGTATCGCACTCTTGCTGTCTATGAGG aAAATTGGAATGATTAAACTCGGTGAAAAATCGACTGAAGGCCCGAGCACACGACAGAAAGTTTTAACGAAGTGTATGTGGCTCCTGGGAACTTGTCGTAATGCCATCGTCGTGGTCGTCACCGGCGTGCTCGGCTTCTGGTTCGTCGCCACACACGGGACATCGCCCGTGCGGCTCATGG GAGCTATTCCTTCGGGAGTGCCGATACCGCAGCTGCCGCCATTCGGATACGTCCGTGCTGACAACTCCACCGCAGATTTCCTAGACATGGTGTCAGAGCTAGGCTCGGGTCTTCTCGTGATTCCACTCATCGTACTACTCGAGGACATCGCCATCTGCAAAGCGTTCTCTGACGGCCGTACCATCGACGCTACGCAGGAGATGATCGCGTTGGGAGTCGCCAACGTCGGCAACTCCTTCATGCAGGCCTACCCCGGCGGCGGCTCGCTGGCGCGGTCTGTGGTGTCCAATGGCTCTGGTGTCAAAACCACTTTTAGTGGACTCTATACAG GAGTCATGGTCATCTTAGCACTCCAGTTTTTCACACAGTATTTCGAGTTCATCCCGAAAGCTGCACTCGCGGCTGTAATAATTTCGGCTATATTATTTATGGTTGAATATGACGTAATTAAACCGATGTGGCGGGCGAAGA AACTGGACTTGATCCCGGGAGTTGGAACCTTCGTGCTGTGTCTTACCCTACCTATTGAGTTAGGCATTCTCACTGGTGTTGTcgtcaatataatattcattctgTACCATGCAGCACGACCGAAGTTTTCCGTGGAAATGCttaaa ACGGAACAGGGCGTGGAATACCTGATGATCACCCCGGACCGCTGTCTGATGTTCCCGTCCGTAGACTACGTGCGGCGGCTAGTCACTAAGTGCGCGACCAGCAGTTCCGTGCCCGTAGTCATCGAGTGCACGCACATCTACAGCGCTGACTACACGGCCGCCAAGAGCATCGAGCAGCTGACTGCAGACTTCCACGCGCGTCAGCAACCGCTGTACTTCTACAACGTGAAGCCGTCCGTGTGCTCCATCTTCGAGGCGGTGGCCAAGCCAGAGCACTTCGTAGTCTTCTACGAGGACGACGAGCTGGACCGGCTTCTGGCCGCCGACGAGCGCCTGGCACCTCGcaagccgccgccgccgctgcacGCATGA
- the LOC125065802 gene encoding DNA-directed RNA polymerase III subunit RPC5, which produces MEEDDPVVQEIPVFLSQALSEHLYIYQYPVRPANRDWRDVKVTNASVKPKNQLVRMEIGLNTYSDKYCASKGEQIALNTDGSQESRYIKDKERERSQYFRNGIMDKIVYESSKPCTETQHYAVALLQDKELHCTPIKGILQLRPSYSYYDKQDKRKVDKSKDENSDDEEKEPEPQQVTVKFARVETDVAKKAREKSYESISQRIADEPWYDAMWKHSDTDHADLERMKLFSATVQDGSSLTLGPAEYISTLVPQHNDEAEMAPPKKLTLQDQIKEILINAKLMTFNELLKLARSEDGQVSEAALLTALGGAACCVRGVWAPRSQELYVRAAPAPPRLMCAARDHVLYLFTQHAYVDRRKITAAVRLPPQEVLEILRSVAKYNPRTGWELLLPPDTAFEAKYPDVVQRQNLYWEARQRQFNEMLIGENVPKRQRKKSQRDSVSSDTMMSPKPRNNSVSEEDSDRKRHKNKSATGSGKRTRNISSSSGHDAT; this is translated from the exons ATGGAAGAAGACGATCCTGTTGTACAAGAG ATACCAGTCTTTCTATCACAAGCTTTATCGGAGCACCTGTATATATACCAGTATCCCGTGAGACCAGCCAATAGGGACTGGAGAGATGTCAAAGTTACTAATGCTTCAGTTAAACCCAAAAACCAACTTGTTAGAATGGAGATCGGACTGAACACATACAGTGATAAATATTGTGCTTCTAAAGGTGAACAAATTGCTCTCAATACTGATGGATCTCAG gAATCAAGATATATTAAAGACAAAGAACGGGAAAGGTCACAATACTTTAGGAACGGCATTATGGATAAGATAGTCTATGAGAGCAGTAAACCTTGTACTGAAACTCAGCACTATGCTGTTGCTTTATTACAAGACAAGGAATTACACTGTACACCtattaaag gtatattACAACTAAGGCCATCCTATTCTTATTACGATAAACAAGATAAGAGAAAAGTTGACAAGAGTAAGGATGAAAACTCTGATGATGAGGAAAAGGAACCTGAACCACAACag GTAACAGTGAAATTTGCGAGAGTAGAAACAGATGTGGCAAAAAAAGCACGAGAAAAGTCTTATGAGTCCATCTCTCAGCGTATAGCAGATGAGCCCTGGTATGACGCCATGTGGAAGCATTCTGATACAGACCATGCTGAT CTAGAGCGTATGAAGCTATTCAGTGCAACAGTGCAAGATGGGTCCTCTCTAACTCTTGGTCCAGCGGAGTACATAAGCACATTGGTTCCTCAGCATAATGACGAAGCAGAAATGGCTCCACCGAAAAAATTGACATTGCAGgatcaaataaaagaaatactgaTCAATG CAAAACTGATGACTTTCAACGAGCTGCTGAAACTCGCCCGCTCGGAGGACGGGCAAGTGAGCGAGGCGGCGCTGCTGACGGCGCTGGGCGGCGCGGCGTGCTGCGTGCGCGGCGTGTGGGCGCCGCGCTCGCAGGAGCTCTACGtgcgcgccgcgcccgcgccgccgcgcctCATGTGCGCCGCGCGCGACCACGTC CTTTACCTCTTCACCCAGCACGCATATGTGGATCGACGTAAAATAACAGCAGCGGTTCGTTTGCCTCCACAAgaagttttagaaatattacgtTCGGTTGCCAAGTATAACCCAAGGACCGGGTGGGAACTTCTGCTGCCCCCGGACACAGCTTTCGAAGCAAAATATCCAGACGTTGTCCAAAGGCAGAACTTATATTGGGAAGCGCGTCAACGCCAGTTCAACGAAATGCTGATTGGTGAAAATGTGCCCAAACGTCAGAGGAAGAAGTCTCAGAGGGATTCAGTGAGTTCGGACACGATGATGAGTCCTAAACCGCGTAATAATAGTGTTAGTGAAGAAGACAGTGATCGGAAACGACATAAAAACAAATCGGCTACCGGAAGTGGTAAACGGACTAGAAATATTAGCTCCAGTAGTGGTCACGATGCAACGTGA
- the LOC125065803 gene encoding alpha-(1,3)-fucosyltransferase 10: MIEKQFLYKYYYLKMCRVFKIWTKISKRIFKVTLNEVAWISAISLTILLIWTWINGETKVIKYGDNPVIMWWTSGFPGTSETIHCPNNIKCDFIKDKNYNEIFNVNAYLFYASNIKFDDLPLPRNPNKILWGLYHEESPRNVEELLHEKILSLFNYSATFSRYSDIPFPLQYLESLQDITSTKYFKPTRVKTKLMNELSPILYLQSDCETATERDTYVKELMKFIEIDSYGACLNNKEMPMKFQEDYLNNLNDDDFLNYISRYKFVLAIENGVCEDYVTEKFWRAIKIGTVPIYFGSTTIRDWLPNNKSAILLEDFPTPKRMSDHLKKLLNNDNLYEEYLTHKTKEEITNKRLIDEFKTRQYQRDSLEVASKFECFICEKLHDNNVGMQVKRVVSKKHYNCPKPISALTLQVNPSNDWVYSWEMAKKRADDIYDKVANLK, encoded by the coding sequence ATGAtagaaaaacagtttttatataaatattattacctaAAAATGTGCCgtgtttttaaaatatggaCGAAAATATCTAAAAGGATATTTAAAGTGACATTGAATGAAGTTGCATGGATTAGTGCGATATCTTTGACAATCTTACTTATCTGGACTTGGATCAATGGAGAAacgaaagttattaaatatggtGATAACCCAGTGATAATGTGGTGGACTTCAGGATTTCCTGGAACCTCAGAAACAATACATTGTCCAAACAACATAAAGTGTGAttttataaaagacaaaaattataatgaaattttcaaTGTCAATGCGTATTTATTTTACGCAAGTAACATCAAGTTTGATGATCTACCATTACCAAGGaatccaaataaaatattatggggCCTGTATCATGAGGAATCACCAAGAAATGTTGAAGAGTTGTTGcacgaaaaaatattaagtctatttaattattctgcAACATTTAGTCGGTACAGCGACATTCCATTTCCTTTGCAGTATTTAGAATCATTACAAGACATAAcgagtacaaaatattttaaaccaactagagttaaaacaaaattgatgaaCGAACTATCGCCCATATTGTATCTTCAATCTGACTGTGAAACGGCTACAGAAAGAGACACTTACGTAAAGGAACTAATGAAGTTTATCGAGATTGACTCTTATGGCGCTTGCCtgaataataaagaaatgcCGATGAAATTCCaagaagattatttaaataatttaaatgatgatgattttcttaattatatttcaagatACAAATTTGTTCTGGCCATAGAAAACGGTGTTTGCGAGGATTATGTAACTGAAAAGTTTTGGCGGGCTATTAAAATTGGTACCGTGCCGATTTATTTTGGATCAACAACAATAAGAGACTGGTTACCAAACAACAAATCAGCAATTTTATTAGAGGATTTTCCAACACCAAAAAGGATGAGTGATCACCtaaaaaagcttttaaataatgacaatttGTACGAAGAATACTTAACACATAAGACAAAAGAAGAAATAACGAATAAAAGACTGATAGATGAATTTAAAACGAGACAATATCAAAGAGATTCTCTAGAAGTAGCTTCAAagtttgaatgttttatttgtgaGAAACTTCACGACAATAATGTAGGGATGCAAGTTAAACGCGTAGTgagtaaaaaacattataactgCCCTAAGCCAATCTCGGCACTGACATTGCAGGTAAATCCTTCTAATGACTGGGTTTATTCATGGGAAATGGCTAAGAAAAGGGCAGATGATATTTACGACAAAGTTgcgaatttaaaatga